In Papaver somniferum cultivar HN1 chromosome 1, ASM357369v1, whole genome shotgun sequence, a genomic segment contains:
- the LOC113288211 gene encoding pheophytinase, chloroplastic-like isoform X1, with protein sequence MSSSCGISSSSSSSSIRSELLTNPFGRKYITPSKTYHHHTSTKSKCGIRRRDFGVKGIIVAGTSIIGSSLATDSPVQGMEMLPFKPEGYNFWTWRGQQIHYVEQGQGTPIVLIHGFGASAFHWRYNIPELAKNYKVYAVDLLGFGWSEKALIDYDAMVWRDQVVDFMKEVVKEPAVLVGNSLGGFTALISAADLADQVVGVALLNSAGQFGGANAKTEQVTEESVLQKFLLKPLKEAFQRVVLGIVFWQAKQPARVKSVLKSVYVNSTNVDDYLVQSITKPADDPNAGEVYYRLMSRFMSNQTKYPLEIILSKLSCPLLLLWGDLDPWVGPAKANQIKEFYPKSSLVNLQAGHCPHDEVPEQVNGALVEWLSSLKIKPPVLTV encoded by the exons ATGTCTTCTTCGTgtggtatttcttcttcttcttcttcttcttcaataagatcAGAACTACTTACAAATCCATTTGGACGAAAATACATCACGCCATCAAAGACTTATCATCACCATACAAGTACTA AAAGCAAGTGTGGAATACGTAGACGGGATTTTGGTGTCAAAGGAATTATTGTTGCGGGCACGTCGATTATTGGTTCTTCTCTCGCAACTGACAGTCCTGTTCAAG GGATGGAAATGTTACCTTTCAAGCCAGAAGGCTACAATTTTTGGACATGGAGAGGTCAACAAATACATTATGTTGAACAAGGACAAGGAACTCCTATTGTCTTAATCCATGGTTTTGGTGCTTCCGCGTTTCATTGGAG ATACAACATACCAGAGTTGGCTAAGAATTACAAAGTGTATGCGGTAGACTTATTGGGATTTGGCTGGAGTGAGAAAGCACTTATCGACTATGATGCCATGGTATGGAGAGATCAGGTGGTAGATTTCATGAAGGAAGTGGTGAAAGAACCAGCAGTTTTGGTTGGAAATAG TCTTGGAGGATTTACAGCTCTGATTTCAGCAGCAGACTTGGCTGATCAAGTTGTTGGAGTTGCACTGCTGAACTCTGCTGGACAGTTTGGAGGTGCAAATGCGAAAACTGAACAAGTTACTGAGGAATCAGTGTTGCAGAAGTTTCTCTTAAAGCCACTGAAGGAAGCTTTTCAAAGGGTAGTCCTGGGGATCGTGTTTTGGCAAGCAAAGCAACCGGCCCGAGTAAAATCAGTCTTAAAAAGT GTTTATGTTAATTCCACCAATGTGGATGACTATCTTGTGCAGTCAATTACCAAGCCTGCTGATGATCCCAATGCAGGAGAAGTTTACTACAG ATTGATGTCACGGTTCATGTCGAATCAGACAAAGTACCCCCTTGAAATTATCTTAAGCAAACTGTCATGCCCTCTCTTGCTGCTTTGGGGTGACTTGGATCCTTGGGTAGGACCAGCAAAGGCTAATCAAATCAAGGAGTTTTATCCAAAGTCTTCCCTTGTGAATCTACAAGCAGGACATTGTCCACATGATGAAGTCCCAGAGCAAGTTAATGGAGCACTGGTTGAGTGGTTATCGTCTCTGAAGATCAAACCCCCTGTTCTAACTGTGTGA
- the LOC113288211 gene encoding pheophytinase, chloroplastic-like isoform X2, giving the protein MSSSCGISSSSSSSSIRSELLTNPFGRKYITPSKTYHHHTKSKCGIRRRDFGVKGIIVAGTSIIGSSLATDSPVQGMEMLPFKPEGYNFWTWRGQQIHYVEQGQGTPIVLIHGFGASAFHWRYNIPELAKNYKVYAVDLLGFGWSEKALIDYDAMVWRDQVVDFMKEVVKEPAVLVGNSLGGFTALISAADLADQVVGVALLNSAGQFGGANAKTEQVTEESVLQKFLLKPLKEAFQRVVLGIVFWQAKQPARVKSVLKSVYVNSTNVDDYLVQSITKPADDPNAGEVYYRLMSRFMSNQTKYPLEIILSKLSCPLLLLWGDLDPWVGPAKANQIKEFYPKSSLVNLQAGHCPHDEVPEQVNGALVEWLSSLKIKPPVLTV; this is encoded by the exons ATGTCTTCTTCGTgtggtatttcttcttcttcttcttcttcttcaataagatcAGAACTACTTACAAATCCATTTGGACGAAAATACATCACGCCATCAAAGACTTATCATCACCATACAA AAAGCAAGTGTGGAATACGTAGACGGGATTTTGGTGTCAAAGGAATTATTGTTGCGGGCACGTCGATTATTGGTTCTTCTCTCGCAACTGACAGTCCTGTTCAAG GGATGGAAATGTTACCTTTCAAGCCAGAAGGCTACAATTTTTGGACATGGAGAGGTCAACAAATACATTATGTTGAACAAGGACAAGGAACTCCTATTGTCTTAATCCATGGTTTTGGTGCTTCCGCGTTTCATTGGAG ATACAACATACCAGAGTTGGCTAAGAATTACAAAGTGTATGCGGTAGACTTATTGGGATTTGGCTGGAGTGAGAAAGCACTTATCGACTATGATGCCATGGTATGGAGAGATCAGGTGGTAGATTTCATGAAGGAAGTGGTGAAAGAACCAGCAGTTTTGGTTGGAAATAG TCTTGGAGGATTTACAGCTCTGATTTCAGCAGCAGACTTGGCTGATCAAGTTGTTGGAGTTGCACTGCTGAACTCTGCTGGACAGTTTGGAGGTGCAAATGCGAAAACTGAACAAGTTACTGAGGAATCAGTGTTGCAGAAGTTTCTCTTAAAGCCACTGAAGGAAGCTTTTCAAAGGGTAGTCCTGGGGATCGTGTTTTGGCAAGCAAAGCAACCGGCCCGAGTAAAATCAGTCTTAAAAAGT GTTTATGTTAATTCCACCAATGTGGATGACTATCTTGTGCAGTCAATTACCAAGCCTGCTGATGATCCCAATGCAGGAGAAGTTTACTACAG ATTGATGTCACGGTTCATGTCGAATCAGACAAAGTACCCCCTTGAAATTATCTTAAGCAAACTGTCATGCCCTCTCTTGCTGCTTTGGGGTGACTTGGATCCTTGGGTAGGACCAGCAAAGGCTAATCAAATCAAGGAGTTTTATCCAAAGTCTTCCCTTGTGAATCTACAAGCAGGACATTGTCCACATGATGAAGTCCCAGAGCAAGTTAATGGAGCACTGGTTGAGTGGTTATCGTCTCTGAAGATCAAACCCCCTGTTCTAACTGTGTGA